In Monodelphis domestica isolate mMonDom1 chromosome 4, mMonDom1.pri, whole genome shotgun sequence, one DNA window encodes the following:
- the TRAPPC4 gene encoding trafficking protein particle complex subunit 4 isoform X2 has translation MAIFSVYVVNKAGGLIYQLDNYAPRAEGEKTFSYPLDLLLKLHDERVLVAFGQRDGIRVGHAVLSINGVDVNGKYTAEGKEVLEYLGNPANYPVSIRFGRPRLTSNEKLMLASMFHSLFAIGSQLSPEQGSSGIEMLETDTFKLHCFQTLTGADSRVKRAGGGSGWTWGNDLVSSL, from the exons ATGGCGATCTTCAGTGTGTATGTGGTGAACAAGGCCGGCGGCCTTATCTACCAACTGGACAATTATGCGCCTCGAGCGGAGGGTGAGAAAACCTTCAGCTATCCGCTCGACCTGTTACTTAAACTACACGACGAGCGCGTTCTTGTTGCCTTTGGCCAGCGAGACGGCATCAGAG TGGGACATGCAGTTCTGTCCATCAATGGCGTGGATGTGAATGGCAAGTACACTGCAGAAGGGAAGGAGGTGCTGGAATATCTTGGGAACCCGGCCAACTACCCCGTGTCTATCCGCTTCGGACGACCCCGCCTCACGTCCAACGAAAAGCTGATGCTGGCTTCAATGTTCCACTC GCTTTTTGCCATCGGCTCCCAGCTGTCTCCCGAGCAAGGGAGTTCTGGCATCGAGATGCTCGAGACAGACACCTTCAAACTCCACTGCTTCCAGACACTGACAGGTGCAGACTCCAGAGTGAAAAGGGCTGGGGGAGGCAGTGGCTGGACTTGGGGCAATGATTTG GTATCAAGTTTGTAG
- the SLC37A4 gene encoding glucose-6-phosphate exchanger SLC37A4 isoform X1 has protein sequence MVARSYGYYRTVIFSAMFVGYSLYYFNRKTFSFVMPALVEEIALDKDDLGLITSSQSASYAISKFVSGVLSDQISARWLFSSGLLLVGLINVAFSWSSTVSVFATLWFLNGLAQGLGWPPCGKVLRKWFEPSQFGTWWSILSTSMNLAGGLGPIMVTILAQNYSWRSILALSGALCVVVSFLCLLFIQNEPADVGLRNIDPTPKKGKKGSQDDESTLQELLLSPYLWVLSIGYLVVFGVKTCCTDWGQFFLIQEKGQSALVGSSYMSALEVGGLVGSIAAGYLSDRSMAKVGLTEYGSPRHGLLLFMMAGMVGSMYLFRVTVTSDSPKDAAFWTPALHPLAELTGFTEHELWILILGAIFGFSSYGPIALFGVIANESAPPNLCGTSHAIVGLMANVGGFLAGLPFSTIAKHYSWSTAFWVAEMTCAISTIAFFMLRNIRTKMGRLPKKAD, from the exons ATGGTTGCCCGGAGCTATGGGTATTACCGAACTGTGATTTTTTCTGCCATGTTTGTGGGCTACAGCCTCTATTACTTCAACCGGAAGACCTTCTCGTTTGTTATGCCAGCCCTGGTGGAAGAGATCGCACTAGACAAAGATGACTTGG GACTCATCACCAGCAGCCAATCCGCCTCATATGCCATCAGCAAGTTTGTGAGTGGGGTGCTGTCGGACCAGATAAGTGCCCGCTGGCTCTTCTCATCTGGGCTGCTGCTGGTTGGACTGATCAATGTGGCTTTCTCCTGGAGCTCTACAGTGTCTGTCTTTGCCACCCTCTGGTTTCTCAACGGGCTGGCCCAAGGGCTGGGCTGGCCCCCTTGTGGGAAGGTGCTACGGAAG TGGTTCGAGCCATCCCAGTTTGGCACCTGGTGGTCCATTCTGTCAACCAGCATGAATCTGGCTGGAGGGCTGGGCCCCATCATGGTCACCATCTTGGCACAGAACTACAGCTGGCGTAGCATCCTGGCACTTTCAGGGGCACTGTGCGTGGTTGTCTCCTTCCTCTGCCTCCTCTTCATCCAGAATGAACCAGCCGACGTTGGGCTACGAAACATTGACCCCACCCCCAAAAAGGGCAAGAAAG GCTCCCAGGATGATGAGAGCACTCTCCAAGAACTGCTGCTGTCCCCATACCTGTGGGTTCTCTCCATTGGCTACCTGGTGGTGTTTGGGGTAAAAACTTGCTGCACTGACTGGGGCCAGTTCTTCCTTATTCAGGAGAAGGGGCAGTCAGCCCTTGTGG GCAGCTCCTATATGAGTGCCCTGGAGGTTGGGGGCCTTGTGGGTAGCATTGCAGCTGGCTACCTGTCAGATCGATCTATGGCAAAG GTGGGGCTGACAGAATATGGGAGCCCACGCCATGGACTGTTGCTCTTCATGATGGCTGGGATGGTTGGGTCCATGTACCTCTTCCGAGTTACAGTTACTAGCGATTCCCCCAAG GATGCTGCCTTCTGGACACCAGCTCTACACCCTCTGGCTGAGCTCACTGGCTTCACGGAGCATGAG CTCTGGATCCTGATACTGGGTGCCATCTTTGGTTTCTCCTCCTATGGTCCCATTGCCCTATTTGGAGTGATTGCCAATGAGAGTGCACCTCCCAATTTGTGTGGTACCTCTCATGCCATTGTAGGGCTAATGGCCAATG TGGGCGGATTCCTGGCTGGGCTACCTTTCAGCACCATCGCCAAGCACTACAGCTGGAGCACTGCCTTCTGGGTGGCAGAGATGACCTGTGCCATCAGTACCATTGCCTTCTTCATGCTCCGAAACATCCGAACCAAGATGGGTCGGCTGCCAAAGAAAGCTGACTGA
- the SLC37A4 gene encoding glucose-6-phosphate exchanger SLC37A4 isoform X2 — protein MVARSYGYYRTVIFSAMFVGYSLYYFNRKTFSFVMPALVEEIALDKDDLGLITSSQSASYAISKFVSGVLSDQISARWLFSSGLLLVGLINVAFSWSSTVSVFATLWFLNGLAQGLGWPPCGKVLRKWFEPSQFGTWWSILSTSMNLAGGLGPIMVTILAQNYSWRSILALSGALCVVVSFLCLLFIQNEPADVGLRNIDPTPKKGKKGSQDDESTLQELLLSPYLWVLSIGYLVVFGVKTCCTDWGQFFLIQEKGQSALVGSSYMSALEVGGLVGSIAAGYLSDRSMAKVGLTEYGSPRHGLLLFMMAGMVGSMYLFRVTVTSDSPKLWILILGAIFGFSSYGPIALFGVIANESAPPNLCGTSHAIVGLMANVGGFLAGLPFSTIAKHYSWSTAFWVAEMTCAISTIAFFMLRNIRTKMGRLPKKAD, from the exons ATGGTTGCCCGGAGCTATGGGTATTACCGAACTGTGATTTTTTCTGCCATGTTTGTGGGCTACAGCCTCTATTACTTCAACCGGAAGACCTTCTCGTTTGTTATGCCAGCCCTGGTGGAAGAGATCGCACTAGACAAAGATGACTTGG GACTCATCACCAGCAGCCAATCCGCCTCATATGCCATCAGCAAGTTTGTGAGTGGGGTGCTGTCGGACCAGATAAGTGCCCGCTGGCTCTTCTCATCTGGGCTGCTGCTGGTTGGACTGATCAATGTGGCTTTCTCCTGGAGCTCTACAGTGTCTGTCTTTGCCACCCTCTGGTTTCTCAACGGGCTGGCCCAAGGGCTGGGCTGGCCCCCTTGTGGGAAGGTGCTACGGAAG TGGTTCGAGCCATCCCAGTTTGGCACCTGGTGGTCCATTCTGTCAACCAGCATGAATCTGGCTGGAGGGCTGGGCCCCATCATGGTCACCATCTTGGCACAGAACTACAGCTGGCGTAGCATCCTGGCACTTTCAGGGGCACTGTGCGTGGTTGTCTCCTTCCTCTGCCTCCTCTTCATCCAGAATGAACCAGCCGACGTTGGGCTACGAAACATTGACCCCACCCCCAAAAAGGGCAAGAAAG GCTCCCAGGATGATGAGAGCACTCTCCAAGAACTGCTGCTGTCCCCATACCTGTGGGTTCTCTCCATTGGCTACCTGGTGGTGTTTGGGGTAAAAACTTGCTGCACTGACTGGGGCCAGTTCTTCCTTATTCAGGAGAAGGGGCAGTCAGCCCTTGTGG GCAGCTCCTATATGAGTGCCCTGGAGGTTGGGGGCCTTGTGGGTAGCATTGCAGCTGGCTACCTGTCAGATCGATCTATGGCAAAG GTGGGGCTGACAGAATATGGGAGCCCACGCCATGGACTGTTGCTCTTCATGATGGCTGGGATGGTTGGGTCCATGTACCTCTTCCGAGTTACAGTTACTAGCGATTCCCCCAAG CTCTGGATCCTGATACTGGGTGCCATCTTTGGTTTCTCCTCCTATGGTCCCATTGCCCTATTTGGAGTGATTGCCAATGAGAGTGCACCTCCCAATTTGTGTGGTACCTCTCATGCCATTGTAGGGCTAATGGCCAATG TGGGCGGATTCCTGGCTGGGCTACCTTTCAGCACCATCGCCAAGCACTACAGCTGGAGCACTGCCTTCTGGGTGGCAGAGATGACCTGTGCCATCAGTACCATTGCCTTCTTCATGCTCCGAAACATCCGAACCAAGATGGGTCGGCTGCCAAAGAAAGCTGACTGA
- the TRAPPC4 gene encoding trafficking protein particle complex subunit 4 isoform X1 has product MAIFSVYVVNKAGGLIYQLDNYAPRAEGEKTFSYPLDLLLKLHDERVLVAFGQRDGIRVGHAVLSINGVDVNGKYTAEGKEVLEYLGNPANYPVSIRFGRPRLTSNEKLMLASMFHSLFAIGSQLSPEQGSSGIEMLETDTFKLHCFQTLTGIKFVVLADPRQGGIDSLLRKIYEIYSDFALKNPFYSLEMPIRCELFDQNLKLALEVAEKAGTFGPGS; this is encoded by the exons ATGGCGATCTTCAGTGTGTATGTGGTGAACAAGGCCGGCGGCCTTATCTACCAACTGGACAATTATGCGCCTCGAGCGGAGGGTGAGAAAACCTTCAGCTATCCGCTCGACCTGTTACTTAAACTACACGACGAGCGCGTTCTTGTTGCCTTTGGCCAGCGAGACGGCATCAGAG TGGGACATGCAGTTCTGTCCATCAATGGCGTGGATGTGAATGGCAAGTACACTGCAGAAGGGAAGGAGGTGCTGGAATATCTTGGGAACCCGGCCAACTACCCCGTGTCTATCCGCTTCGGACGACCCCGCCTCACGTCCAACGAAAAGCTGATGCTGGCTTCAATGTTCCACTC GCTTTTTGCCATCGGCTCCCAGCTGTCTCCCGAGCAAGGGAGTTCTGGCATCGAGATGCTCGAGACAGACACCTTCAAACTCCACTGCTTCCAGACACTGACAG GTATCAAGTTTGTAGTACTGGCAGATCCTCGACAGGGTGGGATTGATTCTCTTTTGCGGAAGATCTATGAGATTTACTCAGACTTTGCCCTCAAGAACCCATTCTACTCTTTGGAGATGCCTATCAG GTGTGAGCTATTTGACCAGAACCTGAAGCTAGCCCTGGAAGTGGCTgaaaaagctgggacctttgggccAGGATCTTAA